From the Papaver somniferum cultivar HN1 chromosome 2, ASM357369v1, whole genome shotgun sequence genome, the window AAGGAAAGTTAGTCTGGTGGATATAAAGTGTGACATGGGAAAGGAAAGTGAGTTTGCACTTGTCCGCTCGTTTGAAGAAAGCTTAGCTGAAATTCATGCGGAATTTGGATATCCCATGGATCTTAGGATCCCTTGTTCTCCGTGAGTAGCGCATGTATGAGGCAGGGCATTGCATTGCTGTTTGCAAGTGCCTAAATCTGCAAGGTTGATGAAGTATGGAGACTTTGGCATATTATCTGTTTGTTTTTTCTGTTTGAAGTTTAAGTTGGGTGTTGCTGATCTTATGGTCTTTTAAGATAGCACACTTTAGTTGGTGTATTTGCTTTGGTAATGTATTTGCTTTCAGTAAGGCCATGGGTTAGACAATGGTGTAAATGGGAAGGAGTCCCTATTTTTCTTATGTAAGGTTAGTGTAATGAATGAAGGTGGAGTTTAAGAAaaaaccttgtctctttttgCTTAATGTAAATCTAGTTCATTGGGGAAACACTAGTTGGCCAAAGTATGCAATAAGAAACGCTGAAAGCAATGCCAAGAAAGAATTGAAGTTGGTGGCATAGGCAAGTTTGCTGTTGGGAGAATTACATAGAAGTGCGACTGTATTTAGAAACAATAGCATGGAGTAACGCatcaagaatgaagatgtaagtccatccaacatatgagttaagagtaactcatagttaggaagagcatgttgttgtttttccactacattaaagcgtagcagtttTAAAGAACAAGTGAGGCCTTGTTAGTTTCAAAGACGCGTGAAGAGGAACCTGGTCTAAAGAGACGGTGTGATGTCAcgggtatcctaagtcatggCTAGTGTCATGCATTTCAGTAGAGTTTGCACTAGGGCGTTGCAAGGTGATTGAAGAATACTTAACTTATAGTAAGACCTGTTGAATTGCAAAGGTGCAATGTCAGTCGAAATTGAAGGAAAGTAAGCTAAGTTATGCATATCAGGGTGATATGTTAGCTATTTGGCGTGTACACTTAGGCACGAAATGTCTTGAAAGAAAAATTTGTATGCTGATGCAAGGTGCATGGCAACAGATTGGAAGTAGCATTTGGGCGTTGAGATGTGAATGAAGTAGAGATTGAAGCATAGTCGACGATATGACAATGATGCTGGAATTCATAGGCTCAAtggaaaagaaaacaaactaaGTGGCGGCATAAAGTACTAGGCAGAAAAGTTTTGCCAAGGTTGAAGGCCAAACCAAGTTGCTGATTTCTGAGAGTGGATCATATGCGTACAAGACCAAAGAAAGTTCAGTAGAggctgaactgatgttgcgttcaacgaggacgttgaacagattaggtgggggaggtctatgaccgTCCCGCATAATGACGCACAATTATGTTGCATTACGAAATTTGTAACCTGGCAGATGGAGCTGCACAATCCGACGATATAGCCTCAACATGGCTGAGACAAGAAAGGTTACTTGGCACATGAAATATTATgcgatagtgttgcatatccATATTCATATTTAGGCCATCTCAAAGAAGGAATAAAGCATGAGATGAAAAGTCATGGTCCTAAGCTTTTTCCAAGGCTTGGAATGTGCAAGTGCATCAATGGCGACGCCAAACACGCCATTGGTTATTATTGCTCGCCAAATGAGATTCAAGTAATGCATATGAAGCATGAATCTGAACTAAGCAAGTCAAGACTCAAGTGGCATGGTATTTGGATGGTGGCATCCAAATTAGCTAAGGATGGATATTGCATATCCATTGCCAGATACTTggcagacatggaagtggcatgtTGCATTATCATTTCCAAATACTTGGCAGAGGCCAAGAGTGAAGTGCAAGCTGAGTTGCACGAGCATGCCAAACATTGgcatggtcgaagttgcacgttGCGATGTTGTGAGACTTGAGTTCAAGTGCCAGATGcgagtgtgtgtgcatcacaTGCATGCCAAAGTGGAAGAGAAAGTTATAGACGGTTGCAAAGGAGTTTTGTAACCGAGTTTGGAACGTCCTAACCGTCCATGACAAGTGTGGCGCGTTTCTGAGTACCAGCACTAAAGGTAGCAGTTAAAAGTAAGCTGTGGCGGTTAGGGAACTTCCCATGGACAGATGGCTGTTCATGGGGcatgcaacagagttgcatatGGATTGGCCTTggttcttggcattataaatatCCAAAGAACCCCTTGTAGACGAGTTGTTCAATAGTTCAAGTGTTGAGGAACCATATTGCAGTAGAGAGTGAGTTTGTTGTAGGCTTAAAGAATAAActtgtaagtccattggttggaATGATTTTGTAATCTTCCCCTTAAGCTAATAAAGTGAGCTGTTGGCTTATACGTTTTTCCTTGGTATTCTGTTGATTCGATAATGCTCCCCCAATTCTATGAAGCATAAACATGGCAAGAACCTCTTTGTAGTATGGGCTACATTGTTTAGTAGAGGAAATCTAAGTAAGTCTTTCGTTGCATACTCAAGGTGAGTTGGatgtttgcattggtgcaaacttataaggctgaaatacGAGTGGGTGGTAAGAGATCACTGAACCACTGTATTGTCGGGTTATACCTTCGCGAAAAATTTCTTGGAGCGTTTGGAGGTGTGAAACTAACcatggttaaatattgttgaaccaactatgtgtacacgtttaggtatggttactcagacttaaatgaaggtacatttcatttgtgtataacaagctaagttcgatttaaaggttgaaagatattatcttgaatctaatcaggtcttcatctaacggtgattattgaatgcttttttaccaaggtaacttagattgcaaaccctgatttggagactatataaaggagaactactGGGAAACCAAAACCCCACActtcctatgtgatactagttgtgtaaactatattcgattctactttaaccttagatttctctcgagaccctgtaggttaacgactttaagacttcattgggattgtgaagatagacccaactattttctttgtagttgcgtgatctgatcttgttgtttctatcgtgattgagtacaatcgtaagattggcttgagatttatatctccgataggtaagatagaaaagtagtcacaaacaccatCGTCTCATcgattgtgattccacaatatctggtttcgctagtcgattaagattattgtgaggttattgatatttctaggctgttcttcgggaatataattccggtatatcaattggttcctgttcaccttgatttatccaaagacggaacaaaactcataggtatttctgtgggagacagatttatctattcctatagaattttctgtgtgagaaaaatttgtttattaaagtcttcgactttgggtcgtagaaactcttagttatgggtaagatttactaagggaatcaagttcgtagtatcctgttgggatcagagacgtaaggagcccaactgtaccttggatcagtgtgagatttattgggattcaactacagtccatatcgaagttagtttgtagtaggctagtgtcttagcggcttaatacagtgtgtgttcaatctggactaggtcccggggtttttctgcatatgcggtttcctcgttaacaaaacttctggtatctatgttatttcttttccgcattatattttgttatataattgaaatatcacaggttgtgcgataaatatatcaattggtaaatccaacctttggttgttgattgaaattgattgatccttgaacattggtctttggtaccgttcaagtgatttctgttgtattcaatcaggctcgcaaatttctatttgtttgagtgaggattgaatcgagaaattgagatataactctttgatatagttttcttaagattgagtctaactatctaattgattctcttgaaagtatattggagttagtcaatacagattgctaggcgaaatattgggtgtggttgttagacccccgctttttcactaggtATACAGTTTGGGAACCATAAAAATACATGCCAATCTAGAATATTATTTTTATGTCTGAGAGCATTGTAAGTATATTTGATGGTATATTAACCTGATTGGCCTGTAGTCCACACTATTATGTCTTCTAAGAGAGGATCAATCTTGACCCTATTAATATCTTTAGAGACATTTCCAAGAGAATGAGAGAGGTTTAGAGAGATATTCCACTGACCATCAACTAAACAACTACTCACCTTTGCATCAACATGATGGACAGAGTCATAAGACAAGTGTGTGGCAAAAATGCTCAACAGATTTCCTCGAGGAAGCCACACATATTTCCAAAGCCTAGTGGTCTCACCATTACCTATAAGGAAGCGAATGAATTTGCTAGGAATCTCCCTTTGCTCCAAAATCCTCCTCCAACACCAAGAGCAGTCTGATGGAGCTTTTAGGAACCAAAAATACTTGTTCTTGATGAGGTTCTTGTGGACCCACTGCACCCAAATGGCATCTTTTTTGCTGATTATATCCTAAATGTGCCTTGAGTTGTCTGCAGTATTTGTTGTCTCAATACATCTTATGCCCAGTCCACCTTCTTTGTAAGGATGGCATATGATAGTCCAGCTGACAACAGGTTGCTTGCAGATGAGTTCAATACCATCCCATAAGAAGTTTCTGAAGATGGAGTGTAGGAAGTTTATTATTTTCTCTGGGAGAACAAAACAGGCAGTTCAAAAAATGAGCATGCTGCTGAGAATTGCATTAATGAGAAGCACCCTCCCTGCATAGGATAACACTCTAGATTTCCAGGACTTGATTCTTGCTAGGACATGATCAATAAGTTTCAAGAAATCAGAGTGTGACAATCTCATAAAGAGGATAGGAAGACCAAGGTACTTTACAGGAAGAGAGCCCACCTGGAATCCAAGGACAGTTTTGATTCCATAAGTTGTTACACTATCCAAAGAAGACATAAAGATACTGCTTTTGCTATTATTGACAACAAGGCATGTTCTTGCATAGAATATATTGAGAGCCGTGTCCAGGGAAGTGGCAGTTTGCACCTCACCATTCATAAAGACCAGCAGGTCATCAACAAAGAATAAATGTGTGACAATGGGATCCTTTCACCTAAGGTTAATAGAGAAAATACTTTTCTCCATTTTCTTAAGGATAATAGAATTAAAAACCTCCATAATAAGAACAAACAGGTAGGGTGAAAGGGGGCATCCTTGTCTGATGCCTCTTTTCCCTGCAATGTAGCCATGGCAGATCCATTCACCATAAATGAGAAATTTGGGGTACTGATGCACATACTAACCTAGTCTATGAACTTCTTAAGGATGTTGAACTTCTTTAAAGTCATGAAAAGGGCATCCCATCTTATGCAGTCATAAGCTTTCCTCAAATCTATTTTCACTGCACACCTAGGAGATTCACTGTCCCTGTGATAATTCCTCAGCAACTCATGTGCAAGCATAATGTTATCTTGTATTGACCTTCCATAAATGAGGGAAGTCTGACAAGGGATGACGACCTTCTTGACTATATGTTTTAGCCTAAATGTTAAAATTTTGGTGATGCACTTATACATGGTGTTGCAGCAGGCTATAGGTATGAAGTCATTTAAAGAAGAGGCGGTTTGAGTTTTAGGAATGAGACATACAAGGGTTGCACTTACCTCACCAAGGAGTTTTGCACTTGAGAAGCAGCTTTTAATAGCCTTGATGAAATCTGCACATATAATTCTCCAGCAGCACTTAAAGAATTAGGAAGAAACCCATCAGGACCAGGTGCCTTATCTGAGTCTAAAGTAGACAAAGAAAACACAATTTCATCATTTGTGATATGTTGCACTAACCCATTTGTATCCTCCTCAGACACTGTGTGTTGTTGACTGATTTGATCCCAAGCATGTTGATCAATAGGAGTGGCATAGTGTTGACCAAATAACTGAGTGTAATAGTTAATGCACTTCCTAGCTATGTCTTCGTCAGTAATAAGCATGTTTCCATCAGCATCATAGAGCATTAGAATTCTGTTAGCTCTCCTCTCAGTGATAGACTGGTGAAAGAAAGATGTGTTTTTTTCACCCAGCTTTAACCAAGTCACTCTAGATTGCTGCTTCTTCATAGACTCTTCATGTCTTGCCTTCTTAGTATAGTATTTAACTGGTGACTTCTCAGAGATTATGGAGATATGGCATAGTGGATTATCTTGTAAAACCATCAGTGTTGAAACCATGCACCCCTTTGCTTCTGCTACTTGGTTGCTGAAGTTGGTGAATCTTCTTTTTCTCTAAGCAATGAGATGAGCTTTGACATTCTTAAGTTTAGTAACAAATATATACATGGGAGTGCCTTGGACATGAATGTTCCAAGCAGATTCTACAATCTCCATGTGAGAGTGATATGATATCCCACTGGTGAGGAATTCAGTGATGGAATCTGGGAAGTAATCAAGCCAAGACAAATTTATAACCACTCTGTAAAGCTTTCCAGTAATCCTAGTAGGTGCATCTTGCTTATTAGACCAGGTAAGGAAGTAGCCTATATAAGAACAGTCAAATAGCTGAGAGTCTTGAAAGAAATATTACATACTAGCCATTGGTGCAGCAGAAGCAGGTGACCCTCCCTCATTTTCATGATAATATAAGAAAGCATTAAAGTCCCCCAACACACACCAAGGTAGATTTTTGTTAGCTGCAAAGTTACTCAAAGTGTCCCAAACATCTTCTTTCTGTCTTTCAGTGTTGTGGCCATACACAATAGTTAAAACAAACCAAGGTCCATTCATAATGGACACCTTGGAAAATAAGGATTGATCAGTGCATGAGAGAATGTCATCTCTCACAAGATTGGGATCCCACATTAACCAAATTCTACCTATATCATGATTATTGTATTTGTCCAAATAGGACCAGCCCGTCATGATGTTGTTTCTTATTCTACCTTTATTATTATCTTGGACTCTAGTTTCCACTAAACCACAAATTTTAAGATTTCTACTTCTGATGAGGTTCCTTACCTCCACCTGCTTCAAAGGGTCATTGCGCCCTCTGGTGTTCTAGCATCCAATGTTATTCATTATTAACAATCCTATAGAGCTTGTCTAATCCGAATTTCCTTCTTGAGGTCAGAAACCTTTATACCCACATGTAAACCATTTGACTTTGAGGTTGGAGCTTTAGAATCCCCCTGAGGTTGCAGAGCTTGAGAAGGACCTTTGTCAGTAGCTGCACAAGATTTTGGTTTTCCATGAGGTTGTAGGATATGTGTTGGAGCCTTCTCAGGGATAACCAAATTTCCAGCTAAGTTGGGACCTTCTTTCAAAGATGGGTTACTAAGTATTTCCATATTCTCCAACACCTCAGATCCACCACTGTCTTCCAGCATAGAGAAGgagttttgagctataaaaacattAATGAAGGGTGAAACATTTTGCTGAATTCTATCTGGTTCAAAACCTGGAGGGTACAAGGGAGATACCACATGGTCAGAACCGCTCCCAGATGGCTTGTCATTATCCAAATTTTCATAGATTTTCTTTTGTTGACAACAGATGACGATCCCTTCTCATCTTGTGGCATTATTTGATCAGTCTGAGGTTGAATGACTAACTCATGAGGCAGAGAGGGTTTGTGCTTAGGCATATAAACAAGAGAAGGAGGAACTGCAACCTGCTCCTTAACTTTTTTGGGGCATCTAGCTTCACTGTGAAAAAAAGTCGAGCAACTGGGGAAATGAGCCGGCTTCCAAGCATAAACAACATCCACAGTGCACTTGAAACCATTGTCAAAAACAACTGTAATCTCCTTCTTATGCACATATTGAGGGTTAATTTCAACACATACCCGAGCAAAAGACATTCTGGTTCTAGCTGTTGTTGGTCAATCCAGAAGAAGAGGTTTACCAACAACTGAAGATATATGGCTGAGACCAATTGGATTGAAGACATGGACAAGTACCTTCCTAATTGTCATCCATACTGGGATATCCTGGATGTTCTCTATCTCTTGTTCGATGAATGGTTCCCAACTTCAAACAAAGAAGGGGGAGTGAGAAGTGAATACCAGACCATATTCTAGGGCGGTAACACGATCTTCTTCCAGAGAGAATTTGCGTATGTAAGCTTTCTCGCCATGTACTGTCATTGATAAGGTTCCTTTGAGATTCCAAGATTTCTCAATCTCTAATTTCACATGAGTAAAACGATAGCCTTCGACCAACAAAACCTCCTACCACCAATTTTTCACATTCCACCATATAGTCAACCAACACTAGGTCTCTGATTCGTGCAACAACATCACCATCAATCAGTTCTGGTGGGAAATAGCTGAGATTTTCTGAAGAACTAGGTAAAAAATTTCTCGATCGATTCACTGCACCACTCCAATTTGCATTGGGTTTGTCCAAATTAGTTGGGTTTTGAGCAGACTGAGAGGGGGAAAAGGTTAGGAGAGGGAAATTAGAGGTATCAGTGGGAATCCCCGGATCAGGAGGAGACAAATCCACCATTGTTGCTGAGAAAAAACCTAAATCTAATCGCTTTGACAATGGTCAAAATCACCCGGCCAAAATCAAGCTAAAAAACGAGACAGTTAAGTCTTGCTGTTAAAACCGGTATGTTCCATGAGTCCACATGCTCGTCAGTtcgacatgttaacttagggttgtcGAATAATTCTCTCGCTTGTCACgaagaaaacaagaaaagcataatgggaaaaagaaaaaaggtacaGTCGTGATTTCCACTAGTTTATTGGTACGCTAATTTCCACTAGTTTTTTTGTGTGATTTCCACTACTTTTCCTGCTTCATGCtgctttgttatttttattttttgtgcgACTTCCactagtttttttattttattatttgttgGTGAATTCCTATAAAAGAATCGATGTTATTCGATTCTAATAAGGTCACTCAGTAGTAAGCATTAGGAAATGTCAACCCAATATAGTCCACTACTATGTGTTGTTCTTAACATACTCGTATTTTCAGTTCTGGAGATCACGGGAACAAATAAATTTCCAGGACTTATCGTGTTCGGAGACTCCACAGTTGATGCAGGTAATAACAATCAAATTCCAACCTTGGCAAAAGGTAACTTTCTACCATACGGACAAGATTTCGAAGGTGGAAAACCGACTGGGCGGTTTTGCAACGGTCTGTTGGCCACCGATTTCCTGTCACAGATGTTAGGGATTAAAAATTCGATACCCGCATATCTGGATCCAGCTTTTGATATTGAAGATTTTGCTACCGGAGTTACCTTTGCTTCAGCTGGAACTGGTTATGATGTTGCTACTTCAAAAGTGTCCGTAAGTTCACCAATTCAGtacactcttgcatatatgtacACGCACCTTTGGTCTTATTCTTATCAAATTAGTATCTCTTTTGCACGCGCAGGCTGTGATACCTTTATCTAAAGAATTGGAATATTACAAAGAGTACCTGAAGAAATTATCATCCTTTCTCGGAAAGGATGGCGCAGTAAAGACAGCAAGAGAATCATTGTATGTTATCAGCGTTGGAACGAACGATTTTATCCTGAACTACTTCACCGTGCCCGGACGGTCATCTCAATATACGATAGCTGAATACGAGGATTTTCTCATTGGAATTGCGAGAAATTTCTTGATCGAGCTTTACAATTTGGGTGCTAAAAATATAGCATTAGTCGGGCTTCCTCCTAGTGGTTGCCTA encodes:
- the LOC113353584 gene encoding GDSL esterase/lipase At2g04570-like, giving the protein MSTQYSPLLCVVLNILVFSVLEITGTNKFPGLIVFGDSTVDAGNNNQIPTLAKGNFLPYGQDFEGGKPTGRFCNGLLATDFLSQMLGIKNSIPAYLDPAFDIEDFATGVTFASAGTGYDVATSKVSAVIPLSKELEYYKEYLKKLSSFLGKDGAVKTARESLYVISVGTNDFILNYFTVPGRSSQYTIAEYEDFLIGIARNFLIELYNLGAKNIALVGLPPSGCLPLIKTLNLVPGRPNLEEIKKASKDFNVKLQNLVATLSIELDGIELVYADIYNPLLKIIQNPNLYGIENVKEGCCATGTVELGIICKAGNLLSCSDPSKYVFWDAVHPSEKVYGIVADILMNTTISKFGN